Proteins co-encoded in one Christiangramia fulva genomic window:
- a CDS encoding alpha/beta fold hydrolase, with amino-acid sequence MKKLFLAIFFLSLGYIAKAEEKQITTSDGVDLYVKVEGKGIPCLYIHGGPGSGSYWFEKFFGDFMEDHFTVIYLDQRGVGRSGSPENGDYSMERMAKDFEEVRKALGYDQWLTLGHSFGGILQMGYAELYPQAQKGMMMIDCTLYLNDSFCQSWAPKASEFLGEKYVGCENDTLPLLERMGDLGNRLREKDLFWKMAYTKKESQAIMDSTYLKFEKWNYDFGNAALSLDDYWKNYLPDTKNIEIPVLFFHGAQDFMVGPDHYKKVQFPHMLSVEFNGGHIPFQENKEDLKKAILAYVQKFHFQV; translated from the coding sequence ATGAAAAAACTGTTTTTAGCTATATTTTTTCTTAGTCTTGGATATATAGCGAAAGCTGAAGAAAAACAAATCACCACCTCAGACGGGGTAGATCTTTATGTGAAAGTTGAAGGAAAAGGCATTCCCTGCCTTTATATTCATGGCGGCCCCGGCTCCGGCAGCTATTGGTTCGAAAAATTCTTCGGTGATTTTATGGAAGATCATTTTACCGTGATCTATTTAGATCAGCGCGGGGTGGGCAGATCAGGCAGTCCGGAAAACGGTGATTACAGCATGGAGCGAATGGCCAAAGATTTTGAAGAAGTTAGAAAGGCCCTTGGTTATGACCAGTGGCTTACCCTTGGCCACTCTTTTGGCGGAATCCTTCAAATGGGCTACGCAGAATTATATCCTCAAGCTCAGAAGGGAATGATGATGATCGACTGTACTTTATACCTAAACGATAGCTTCTGCCAAAGCTGGGCGCCAAAAGCCTCTGAATTCCTGGGAGAAAAATACGTGGGCTGCGAAAATGATACACTTCCACTATTGGAAAGAATGGGAGACCTGGGAAATCGCCTTCGGGAAAAAGATCTTTTCTGGAAAATGGCCTACACTAAAAAAGAAAGCCAGGCAATTATGGATTCCACTTACCTGAAATTCGAGAAATGGAACTATGATTTCGGAAATGCTGCTCTTTCTCTGGATGATTACTGGAAGAATTATTTACCTGATACTAAAAATATCGAAATCCCGGTTCTATTCTTCCATGGAGCTCAGGATTTTATGGTAGGCCCCGATCATTATAAAAAAGTGCAATTTCCCCATATGCTATCTGTCGAATTTAATGGAGGTCATATCCCTTTCCAGGAAAATAAAGAAGATCTAAAAAAAGCCATTTTGGCTTATGTTCAGAAATTCCATTTTCAGGTATAA